In Desulfosediminicola ganghwensis, a single window of DNA contains:
- a CDS encoding TRAP transporter small permease — protein sequence MLPLIPSEPRDRSISLLALLALQTARFSCFCNRLTEHSLLGLGSLMTLVVVSQVFCRYVLNSSLFWSEELARYLLVWLTFLGAAVAYWRGMHPGVDLIYSRLGSHAKLFNRLLVHLLCLFFFFIIIRYGIEFAYFVRLQTTPALMLPKWIIFSIIPASGLLLSLHGLAMLLFELCPGKVQDEIKTRIGKK from the coding sequence ATGTTGCCTCTAATTCCCTCCGAGCCCAGGGACCGGTCGATCAGTTTGCTGGCTCTGCTTGCGCTGCAGACGGCCCGTTTCAGTTGTTTTTGTAACAGGCTGACTGAACACAGTTTACTTGGGCTCGGTTCATTGATGACACTGGTCGTGGTCAGCCAGGTGTTTTGCCGCTACGTCCTCAACAGTTCACTATTCTGGTCTGAAGAGCTGGCCAGGTACCTACTGGTGTGGCTGACCTTCCTGGGTGCCGCCGTAGCCTACTGGCGCGGTATGCATCCCGGGGTTGATCTCATCTATTCGCGCCTGGGCTCACATGCTAAATTGTTCAACCGGCTTCTTGTTCATCTGCTCTGCCTCTTCTTTTTCTTCATCATCATCCGCTATGGGATCGAGTTCGCCTACTTTGTCCGGCTGCAGACCACGCCGGCCCTGATGCTTCCCAAATGGATTATCTTCTCAATCATTCCCGCCAGCGGCCTCCTGTTGAGCCTGCACGGGCTGGCCATGCTCCTCTTTGAGCTCTGCCCCGGAAAAGTGCAGGATGAGATAAAGACAAGGATTGGGAAAAAATGA
- a CDS encoding TRAP transporter substrate-binding protein — protein MRHSFLLFPLFLCLVLLSSVNAATTIQLGVVTKPGSAQNIVADKFKELLEARSEGRFRVKIFHSASLGNETEILQQIQMGTIQMGVITSGPFDSFDPIVRVIDYPFLFKDNDQADEILDGPLGSEILKSLESSGFKGISFSENGFRNLTNSKRSVQSPDDVRGLKIRVMASALHKAIWQGLGANPTPMPWPIYTELEQGVIDGQENPLWVMEVYKFFEIQKYMSMTRHVYSAHIDVASLSWWKRLKPEEQQLITEAMQEAARFQRADNRAKDADRLTLLKAKGMVVIEELDRSAFREKVSDLKNIALFGEPKVQDLLGRVLEATKE, from the coding sequence ATGAGACACTCCTTTCTACTGTTCCCTCTTTTTCTTTGCCTTGTTCTTCTTTCCTCAGTAAACGCTGCAACCACCATTCAGCTTGGAGTAGTCACCAAGCCGGGTTCGGCCCAGAATATTGTGGCCGACAAATTCAAGGAACTATTGGAAGCCCGCTCCGAAGGCAGGTTTCGGGTCAAGATCTTCCACTCCGCCTCCCTGGGAAATGAGACCGAGATTCTCCAGCAAATACAGATGGGCACCATCCAGATGGGTGTTATCACCTCCGGTCCTTTTGACAGTTTCGACCCGATAGTCAGGGTGATCGATTATCCGTTTCTTTTTAAAGACAATGATCAGGCCGACGAGATACTGGACGGTCCGCTTGGCAGTGAAATACTTAAGAGTCTTGAATCATCGGGATTTAAAGGCATCAGCTTTTCCGAAAATGGCTTTCGTAACCTGACAAATTCCAAGCGAAGTGTGCAAAGCCCGGATGACGTGCGGGGGTTAAAAATCCGTGTCATGGCATCCGCCCTGCACAAAGCGATCTGGCAGGGACTCGGAGCCAACCCCACCCCCATGCCATGGCCCATCTATACCGAGCTTGAGCAGGGAGTCATCGACGGCCAGGAAAACCCTCTCTGGGTTATGGAAGTCTACAAATTCTTTGAAATCCAGAAATATATGAGTATGACCCGCCACGTCTATTCGGCTCATATTGACGTGGCCTCCCTGAGTTGGTGGAAAAGATTGAAGCCCGAAGAGCAGCAGCTCATAACTGAGGCGATGCAGGAGGCGGCCAGATTCCAACGGGCCGATAATCGGGCCAAGGACGCTGACAGGCTTACTCTTCTCAAAGCAAAAGGCATGGTGGTGATCGAAGAATTGGACAGGTCTGCTTTCAGGGAAAAAGTTTCAGACTTGAAAAACATTGCTCTTTTCGGTGAACCCAAAGTACAGGATCTTCTCGGCAGGGTGCTTGAGGCAACAAAAGAATAG
- a CDS encoding RidA family protein, which produces MTITRMETKQRMSRIVIHNGTIYLCGQVAEDASKGIKEQTETMLAKVDSLLEQAGSDRKHILSATIYIKSMDYFAEMNEVWDNWVPEGHAPARACVEASMARDALLVEISVVAAVVEE; this is translated from the coding sequence ATGACGATTACACGAATGGAAACCAAACAGCGGATGAGCAGGATCGTTATCCATAACGGTACAATTTATCTCTGTGGTCAGGTTGCGGAAGATGCGAGCAAGGGAATTAAGGAACAGACTGAAACGATGCTCGCCAAGGTTGATTCCCTCCTGGAGCAGGCAGGGAGTGACAGAAAACATATCCTCTCTGCCACCATCTATATCAAATCTATGGACTATTTTGCTGAGATGAACGAGGTGTGGGACAATTGGGTCCCTGAAGGGCATGCACCGGCGCGTGCCTGTGTGGAGGCGTCCATGGCCAGAGATGCTTTGCTGGTCGAGATTTCCGTCGTAGCGGCGGTAGTGGAAGAGTAG
- a CDS encoding gamma-glutamyl-gamma-aminobutyrate hydrolase family protein, translated as MKPVIGITTALIQGAKKVYATVSNNYVHSVERAGGIPLLLPVVADAETRERYLAIIDGLLITGGDEGVNPQLYGENPVRQLECICPERDCSEVHLITESMRQNIPILGICRGMQTLNVACGGTLYQDVFSQVDASLGHLPKNMPVDSVYHAVTLEEKSQLESIFKSSRLMVNSFHHQAVKDVANSFTVTARSDDGIIEAIEHQDHSFAVGVQWHPEDLTLKHTHFLGLFSALVTASNGHRN; from the coding sequence ATGAAACCAGTAATCGGAATTACCACCGCCCTTATCCAGGGTGCCAAAAAAGTGTATGCCACCGTCAGTAATAACTATGTTCATTCCGTTGAACGAGCCGGGGGGATACCGCTGCTGTTGCCGGTGGTGGCTGATGCCGAGACCCGGGAACGTTATCTGGCCATCATCGACGGCCTGCTGATCACCGGTGGAGACGAAGGAGTAAACCCTCAGCTTTATGGTGAAAACCCAGTTCGTCAGTTGGAATGCATCTGTCCGGAGCGTGACTGTAGCGAGGTCCACCTCATTACTGAATCGATGCGGCAGAACATACCCATCCTCGGCATCTGCAGGGGGATGCAGACCTTAAACGTCGCCTGTGGCGGTACCCTGTATCAGGATGTCTTCAGCCAGGTTGATGCCTCTCTCGGGCACCTTCCCAAAAACATGCCGGTGGACTCAGTCTATCATGCGGTAACACTTGAAGAAAAATCCCAACTTGAATCAATTTTCAAGTCCTCCAGGCTCATGGTCAATTCCTTTCATCACCAGGCAGTAAAAGATGTGGCCAATTCTTTTACCGTTACCGCCCGCTCAGACGACGGGATCATCGAGGCGATCGAACACCAGGACCACTCCTTCGCCGTCGGCGTTCAATGGCACCCTGAAGACCTTACCTTGAAACACACCCATTTTCTCGGTCTCTTCTCAGCGCTTGTTACTGCCAGTAACGGTCATCGAAACTAA
- a CDS encoding MurR/RpiR family transcriptional regulator has translation MTLIERIGTRYQEMTANEKRIYDLMAKDAKTFALHSIGRVASTLNISKTTLMRFATKAGFSGYAEFKKVLQQEVLLQGSPASKMKSVINSHYHLDAAELCQKEKENISNTLESIDFNRIDTLVEALLQAGEIHTMSWGVSGHLAEIFALRMKMTGIRCNTITRKHGTLLEESTLLQAGDILLVFEFPPYNLEVIEAVRRLADRKVHISVITDSPRCPLAELAENTFFCPTDAMFFGNSFIGPLFWVNLVSSMVLYRKKDKVMDILEERQQFFDDKRFYRHS, from the coding sequence ATGACCTTGATAGAACGCATAGGTACCCGCTACCAGGAGATGACCGCCAATGAAAAACGTATCTATGACCTGATGGCCAAAGACGCCAAGACTTTTGCCCTTCACTCGATCGGCAGAGTAGCATCGACGCTTAACATCTCAAAAACCACCTTGATGCGCTTTGCCACCAAAGCAGGATTTTCAGGCTATGCCGAGTTCAAGAAGGTATTGCAACAGGAAGTACTGCTGCAAGGTTCTCCGGCCAGCAAAATGAAGAGTGTCATCAACAGCCATTACCATCTTGATGCTGCAGAACTGTGTCAAAAAGAAAAAGAAAACATTTCCAACACACTGGAATCTATAGACTTTAACCGGATCGACACGTTGGTGGAAGCGCTCCTGCAGGCTGGTGAAATTCATACCATGAGCTGGGGAGTCTCCGGCCATCTGGCTGAGATCTTCGCCCTGCGGATGAAGATGACCGGTATTCGCTGCAACACAATCACACGTAAGCATGGAACTTTACTTGAAGAATCTACACTTTTACAAGCTGGAGATATATTACTTGTTTTTGAATTCCCCCCCTACAATCTTGAGGTGATTGAAGCAGTGCGAAGACTGGCTGATCGCAAAGTGCACATCTCCGTGATAACAGATTCGCCGCGTTGCCCCTTGGCAGAACTGGCTGAAAATACCTTTTTTTGCCCGACAGATGCCATGTTTTTCGGCAATTCATTCATTGGCCCGCTGTTCTGGGTCAACCTTGTCTCTTCCATGGTGCTGTATCGCAAGAAAGACAAAGTGATGGATATTCTCGAAGAACGTCAGCAGTTTTTTGATGATAAACGCTTTTACCGTCATTCATGA
- a CDS encoding ABC transporter ATP-binding protein, whose translation MDNEKVLSVRDLKVHFPVKKGLFRHTVGHVKAVDGVSFDLYRGKTLGLVGESGCGKTTVAKALVRLVAASGGEVTCKGVDILSCSEAELKPFRKQMQMIFQDPFSSLDPKMTVGEIVGEAVKFHRPEEESEKLVHEYMELTGLRREYAQRYPHEFSGGQRQRVGIARALATEPAIVIADEPVSALDVSVQAKSLNLMKRLQQQLHVSYLFITHDLSVVKHIAHSIAVMYLGNIVELLPSSALRDGARHPYTQALISAIPAALPGQRKKRIGLEGEIPSPINAPEGCKFQTRCRYATAICRKKQPMLETIIRRDLEPHQIACHHWQDIKRDQKAAEGKQ comes from the coding sequence ATGGATAATGAGAAAGTACTGTCTGTAAGAGATCTCAAGGTCCATTTCCCGGTGAAAAAAGGCCTCTTCAGGCACACTGTAGGCCATGTAAAGGCTGTGGACGGTGTCTCCTTCGACTTGTATCGCGGCAAAACCCTTGGCCTGGTTGGAGAATCCGGCTGCGGCAAAACCACCGTGGCCAAGGCACTGGTCAGACTTGTCGCCGCTAGTGGTGGTGAAGTCACCTGCAAAGGCGTGGATATTCTCTCCTGCAGTGAGGCAGAATTGAAGCCCTTCAGAAAACAGATGCAGATGATCTTTCAGGACCCGTTTTCATCGCTCGACCCGAAGATGACTGTAGGTGAGATCGTCGGTGAGGCAGTGAAGTTTCACCGGCCGGAAGAAGAGAGCGAGAAGCTGGTCCATGAATATATGGAACTGACCGGACTCAGAAGAGAATACGCCCAGCGCTATCCCCATGAATTTTCAGGTGGTCAGCGTCAGCGGGTGGGTATCGCCAGAGCGCTGGCCACCGAACCTGCAATCGTTATAGCCGATGAACCGGTGTCTGCACTCGACGTATCAGTGCAGGCCAAATCGCTGAACCTGATGAAACGTCTCCAGCAGCAGTTACATGTCAGCTACCTGTTCATCACCCATGACCTGTCGGTGGTCAAGCATATCGCCCATTCCATCGCTGTCATGTACCTGGGCAACATTGTGGAACTGCTGCCAAGCAGTGCCCTCCGGGACGGGGCCCGGCATCCATACACCCAGGCGCTCATTTCAGCTATCCCCGCCGCTTTACCGGGGCAGCGCAAAAAGCGAATAGGCCTTGAGGGTGAAATCCCCTCACCCATCAATGCTCCTGAAGGCTGCAAATTCCAGACTCGCTGCCGTTACGCTACTGCTATATGCAGAAAAAAGCAGCCCATGCTGGAGACAATCATACGAAGGGATCTCGAACCACACCAGATCGCCTGCCACCACTGGCAGGATATCAAACGTGATCAAAAAGCTGCGGAGGGGAAACAATGA
- a CDS encoding ABC transporter ATP-binding protein, producing MKSQTTPPITPLLEIKDLQTWFHTEDGIVKGCDKVNYSVNKGETLAVVGESGSGKSVTAMSILGLIPNPPGEITGGEILFRGENLLELNSNEMQRIRGNSIAMIFQEPMTSLNPVMTVGQQIGESLVLHQGYSRSEAKQKAIELLAMVGIADGRARVDEYPHQLSGGMRQRVMIAIALACKPELLIADEPTSALDVTIQAQILELIAELQQKIGMAVILITHDMGVVAETADKVAVMYSGQIVEYGKVNDIFFNARHPYLEGLINSVLDIDEEMDMLDVIDGTVPDPLDLPGGCNFEPRCPKRMNCCKTEEPPRTSFGNEHYACCWLYSDTKHEEVQENG from the coding sequence ATGAAATCACAGACAACACCTCCAATAACACCCTTACTGGAAATTAAAGATCTGCAAACCTGGTTCCACACCGAGGACGGTATTGTCAAAGGTTGTGACAAAGTGAATTACTCGGTCAATAAAGGTGAGACCCTGGCTGTGGTCGGTGAATCCGGCTCCGGAAAGTCGGTTACCGCCATGTCCATCCTGGGGCTTATCCCTAACCCGCCGGGCGAGATCACCGGCGGCGAAATTCTCTTTAGGGGCGAAAATCTGCTGGAATTGAACAGTAATGAAATGCAGCGCATTCGCGGCAACTCCATTGCCATGATTTTCCAGGAACCGATGACCTCGCTTAACCCGGTCATGACTGTGGGGCAGCAGATAGGTGAAAGTCTGGTTCTGCACCAGGGGTACTCCCGCTCCGAGGCGAAGCAGAAAGCCATAGAGTTGCTGGCCATGGTAGGAATTGCCGATGGCCGGGCCAGAGTGGATGAGTACCCGCATCAGTTAAGCGGAGGAATGCGTCAGCGGGTGATGATCGCCATCGCCCTGGCCTGCAAACCGGAACTCCTCATCGCTGATGAGCCCACAAGTGCCCTTGATGTAACCATTCAGGCCCAGATTCTTGAACTGATTGCCGAACTGCAGCAAAAAATAGGCATGGCGGTGATCCTTATCACCCATGATATGGGCGTAGTTGCCGAAACCGCGGATAAAGTAGCGGTGATGTACAGTGGCCAGATTGTTGAATATGGCAAAGTGAATGACATTTTCTTCAACGCCAGGCATCCCTACCTTGAAGGCCTTATAAACTCAGTGCTCGATATTGATGAAGAGATGGATATGCTCGACGTCATCGACGGCACGGTACCCGACCCGCTCGATCTGCCCGGGGGATGTAATTTTGAACCACGGTGCCCGAAGCGAATGAACTGCTGCAAAACCGAGGAACCACCCCGCACCAGCTTCGGCAATGAGCATTATGCCTGCTGCTGGCTCTACTCCGATACCAAGCATGAAGAGGTCCAGGAAAATGGATAA
- a CDS encoding ABC transporter permease, producing MLRVKTFYLFLFSFVLLVSFAPKAGQDLISYCFFALLTAATLFMAYAINRSNQRMATNRVKSSGQLMWKRLSKNKNAMFGMVVLIILIYAALLAPFVSPHDPLETDWGALSQGMSSSHWLGTDDLGRDIFARTLFGIRVALGIGITAVILNTLIGTFLGLIAGYYGGRTDSIIMRSLEIWNSIPFILLAIAIMAALGTGVGKLILIVSLSNLMAFARIIRGSVLTVKEADYIAAARVIGISNPAIITRHIVPNCISPILVMASLSIGETILVIAGLSFLGLGIQPPMPSLGGMLANGQQFLHDNLLMSVVPGVTILLIVLSCNLFGDGMRDALDSRLNA from the coding sequence ATGCTGCGGGTTAAAACTTTTTATCTTTTTCTTTTTTCTTTTGTCCTGCTGGTGAGCTTCGCTCCCAAGGCCGGACAGGATCTGATCTCCTATTGTTTCTTCGCTCTCCTCACAGCCGCTACACTCTTCATGGCCTATGCCATAAATAGGAGTAACCAGCGCATGGCTACAAATAGAGTAAAAAGCTCCGGCCAGCTGATGTGGAAAAGACTTTCAAAAAACAAAAACGCCATGTTCGGCATGGTGGTACTCATAATCCTCATTTACGCCGCACTGCTGGCACCATTTGTCAGCCCCCATGACCCTCTTGAGACGGATTGGGGTGCCTTGTCCCAGGGCATGAGCAGCAGTCACTGGCTGGGAACTGACGATCTCGGCCGTGATATTTTTGCCCGCACCCTGTTCGGTATCCGGGTCGCTCTCGGCATTGGCATCACCGCAGTTATTCTCAACACCCTGATCGGTACCTTCCTCGGTCTGATCGCCGGCTATTACGGCGGCAGAACCGACTCAATCATCATGCGGTCCCTGGAAATCTGGAATTCCATCCCTTTTATCCTGCTGGCTATTGCCATTATGGCTGCCCTGGGAACCGGCGTGGGTAAACTTATCCTGATTGTCAGCCTTTCAAACCTGATGGCTTTTGCCCGAATTATCCGCGGCTCGGTGCTCACGGTAAAAGAGGCTGATTACATTGCCGCTGCCCGGGTTATTGGTATCTCCAACCCGGCCATTATCACGCGTCACATAGTTCCCAACTGCATATCACCAATTCTGGTAATGGCCAGTCTCTCAATCGGTGAAACCATCCTGGTAATTGCAGGCCTGTCTTTTCTTGGCCTTGGCATCCAGCCGCCGATGCCGAGTCTTGGGGGCATGCTTGCCAACGGTCAGCAATTCCTCCATGACAACCTGCTGATGTCGGTTGTTCCCGGTGTAACCATTTTGCTTATTGTGCTCTCCTGCAACCTGTTCGGCGACGGTATGCGGGACGCGCTTGACAGCAGACTCAACGCTTAG
- a CDS encoding ABC transporter permease: MFNYTIRRLLMLIPILAAISVIIFAILKLTPGDPAMILLGDRATEELLRLTREKYALDQPFIVQYLKMMQNFLTGELNSIYYRDNVISVVMSRMIPTLELGFSALFLAVVVSVPAGIVSAIKRNSFFDYASMTTALFGISIPVFFSGILLIYLFAVKLQWLPASGYGGPIYTVDGARHVLLPALVLSFTLMASTTRITRSAMLDVIREDYIRTARAKGVRESSVILVHAFRNALMPITTNIGNQVARLFAGAVLTETVFAWPGVGRLAVNAIFRRDEALVFGAVLILSVIYVLVNLLVDLFYGVINPQVRYE, translated from the coding sequence GTGTTCAACTACACCATCAGGCGACTCTTGATGCTCATACCGATACTGGCTGCCATATCGGTGATCATCTTCGCCATTTTAAAGCTCACCCCGGGTGACCCGGCCATGATCCTGCTGGGGGACCGTGCCACCGAGGAACTGTTGCGTCTGACCCGGGAAAAATATGCTCTGGATCAACCATTTATCGTGCAATACCTGAAGATGATGCAGAACTTCCTCACCGGGGAATTGAACTCCATCTACTATCGCGATAACGTGATTTCAGTGGTGATGTCGCGTATGATACCAACTCTTGAGCTCGGCTTTTCCGCCCTCTTTCTGGCGGTGGTGGTTTCCGTTCCGGCAGGCATCGTCTCAGCGATCAAAAGAAATTCGTTTTTTGATTATGCCTCGATGACCACAGCGCTGTTCGGCATCTCGATTCCGGTATTTTTCAGCGGTATTCTTCTTATCTATCTGTTTGCCGTAAAGCTCCAGTGGCTGCCCGCTTCCGGGTATGGTGGCCCAATCTATACCGTCGATGGCGCCAGGCACGTGCTGCTTCCCGCGCTCGTTCTCTCCTTTACCCTGATGGCCTCCACCACCCGAATCACCCGCTCGGCCATGCTCGATGTGATCCGCGAAGATTATATTCGCACCGCCCGCGCCAAAGGTGTCAGGGAAAGCTCTGTCATTCTGGTGCATGCTTTCCGCAATGCTCTGATGCCAATTACCACCAATATCGGTAACCAGGTGGCACGACTGTTTGCCGGTGCGGTACTCACCGAAACTGTCTTTGCCTGGCCCGGAGTAGGCAGGCTTGCTGTCAACGCCATCTTTCGCCGCGACGAAGCACTGGTCTTCGGGGCAGTGCTGATTCTTTCGGTCATTTATGTACTGGTCAACCTGCTCGTTGATCTCTTCTATGGGGTAATCAATCCCCAGGTGCGTTACGAATAG
- a CDS encoding ABC transporter substrate-binding protein — MMKKLFVSLAVSTAMVCASFNALAADNTLTIGIAKEPAKLNPVLIPGVFGEALAGNIFDTLISFKESPSSPAPALAESWDITPDGKLYTFKLRKGVKFHNGMDFTAADVKYTIEAIMNPDNASPSKEFFSPIESVEVVDDYTVKLHLKDPYAPLMLALGSATSGIIPEKLVTEVGMDEFDKHPVGTGAFKFVEWLPDERIVLEKNSDYFLTEPKLDKVIFRPIPKPEVMAAEVESGGIDIAHRLLPQDVSRLESSDRVQVMTIPGLSNSYLGFGVNKAPFSDLRFRQAVYYAVPFEPAIKGIWKGVGERSYSWIPNGVVPEDTNYMKEHALPHDPQKATALFDELRQEGVLPKGFEFSIYTSQNPFRVKIATAVATELRKYDIKAKVESLEWGTLFPILKGNDLGIYVMGWGSVPDPDRWTYKIFYTGSSMNFSKYSNPDIDAALDKGRVLVDVAERGEQYKKVMRTALAQEYVHIPLVFKSVTAVTSNRVKDFAPSPQDYFHLVTEKRNVSVQ; from the coding sequence ATGATGAAAAAGCTTTTCGTATCGTTGGCAGTATCGACAGCGATGGTCTGCGCCAGCTTTAATGCTCTGGCCGCCGACAACACCCTGACAATCGGTATCGCCAAGGAACCGGCGAAACTCAACCCGGTCCTGATTCCCGGTGTATTTGGTGAAGCACTTGCCGGCAACATTTTCGACACCCTCATTTCTTTTAAAGAGAGCCCTTCCAGTCCGGCACCAGCCCTGGCTGAGAGCTGGGATATCACTCCGGACGGCAAGCTCTACACCTTTAAGCTTCGTAAAGGCGTAAAGTTTCACAACGGTATGGATTTCACCGCAGCAGACGTCAAGTACACCATCGAAGCGATTATGAACCCGGACAACGCCTCGCCAAGCAAGGAGTTCTTCTCCCCGATCGAGAGCGTGGAAGTTGTTGACGACTATACCGTAAAGCTGCACCTGAAAGATCCGTATGCCCCGCTGATGCTCGCCTTGGGAAGTGCCACCTCAGGCATTATTCCTGAGAAACTGGTAACTGAAGTTGGCATGGATGAGTTTGACAAGCATCCGGTTGGAACCGGTGCTTTCAAGTTTGTTGAGTGGCTGCCCGATGAGCGTATCGTGCTCGAGAAAAACAGTGACTACTTCTTAACTGAACCAAAGCTCGACAAGGTTATCTTCCGCCCTATCCCCAAGCCTGAAGTTATGGCTGCCGAGGTTGAGTCCGGCGGTATCGATATCGCCCACCGGCTGCTGCCCCAGGATGTTTCCCGTCTTGAAAGCTCCGACCGCGTGCAGGTTATGACCATCCCAGGTCTTTCCAACTCCTACCTCGGTTTTGGCGTGAACAAGGCACCGTTTTCCGACCTGCGCTTCCGGCAGGCCGTTTACTATGCAGTCCCTTTTGAGCCTGCCATCAAAGGTATCTGGAAAGGCGTTGGCGAACGTTCCTACTCCTGGATACCCAACGGTGTGGTTCCTGAAGACACCAACTACATGAAAGAGCATGCCCTGCCGCATGATCCCCAAAAAGCCACCGCCCTTTTTGACGAGTTGAGACAAGAGGGAGTGTTGCCGAAAGGATTTGAGTTCTCCATCTACACCTCCCAGAACCCGTTCCGGGTCAAAATTGCCACCGCAGTTGCCACCGAGCTTCGCAAATATGACATCAAAGCCAAGGTCGAATCTCTGGAGTGGGGTACCCTCTTCCCGATCCTCAAGGGCAACGATCTCGGTATATACGTAATGGGTTGGGGTTCTGTACCCGATCCGGATCGCTGGACCTACAAGATCTTCTACACCGGTTCTTCCATGAACTTTTCCAAATACTCCAACCCCGATATCGACGCAGCGCTGGACAAGGGTCGCGTACTGGTAGACGTCGCGGAGCGTGGTGAGCAGTATAAAAAGGTTATGCGTACCGCCCTGGCCCAGGAATATGTGCACATTCCGCTGGTCTTCAAGAGCGTTACCGCAGTCACTTCCAACCGGGTGAAGGACTTCGCGCCTTCCCCGCAGGATTATTTCCACCTGGTGACCGAAAAACGTAACGTAAGCGTTCAGTAG
- a CDS encoding c-type heme family protein: MSIRVRFILVIGCLSLIATGAFAFLSYSFTINTALDEAQKKGDIVSAFLESSLAFYRTEQRPLIMDMVDKERFHPTLMSGFAISRGVWDEFKQKLPGYRFKQATVDPLYTPNKADIDEIRLITDFNENKSLERKSGIMEKDGEDFFYYAQPIEVKKGCLRCHGNPADAPEDQRNMYGTENGYNWVAGSVVAAYVTYVPVQNAIDDARNSAMTLFGYGVAGIFVLSLVIWFFFEKKVVLPVRALEKRASDISVGKRLDEKIETSSEDEIGKLAKALERMRISVVKLIERHSSK, encoded by the coding sequence ATGAGTATCAGAGTACGGTTTATCTTGGTTATCGGCTGTCTTAGTCTGATTGCGACAGGTGCTTTTGCTTTCTTGAGTTACTCGTTCACTATTAACACAGCACTGGACGAAGCACAGAAAAAGGGGGATATCGTATCGGCATTTTTGGAGTCATCCCTGGCTTTTTACAGGACTGAGCAGCGACCTCTTATCATGGATATGGTTGATAAAGAGCGCTTTCATCCGACCCTCATGTCCGGTTTTGCCATATCCCGGGGCGTGTGGGACGAGTTTAAGCAAAAGCTGCCGGGTTACCGGTTTAAACAGGCAACTGTAGACCCGCTCTATACTCCAAACAAGGCTGACATCGATGAAATCAGGCTTATTACCGATTTTAATGAAAATAAGAGTTTAGAGCGAAAATCAGGAATAATGGAGAAAGATGGAGAGGATTTTTTCTATTATGCTCAGCCCATTGAGGTGAAAAAGGGCTGCCTTCGTTGTCATGGTAATCCTGCCGATGCACCTGAGGACCAGCGAAATATGTATGGCACGGAAAATGGCTACAATTGGGTCGCCGGCAGTGTGGTAGCCGCCTATGTGACCTATGTTCCAGTGCAAAACGCAATTGATGATGCACGTAACTCGGCCATGACTCTCTTTGGTTATGGTGTGGCCGGAATCTTTGTGTTGTCGCTGGTAATCTGGTTTTTCTTTGAAAAAAAGGTGGTATTGCCAGTTAGGGCGTTGGAAAAGAGGGCCTCGGATATCAGTGTGGGTAAAAGGCTTGATGAGAAAATTGAAACTTCATCGGAAGATGAAATCGGCAAGCTCGCCAAGGCCTTGGAGAGAATGCGTATTAGTGTAGTGAAGTTAATTGAACGTCATAGCAGCAAGTAA